A genomic segment from Alistipes senegalensis JC50 encodes:
- a CDS encoding SDR family NAD(P)-dependent oxidoreductase, which produces MKRAIVIGATSGIGRAVAERLAAAGYRVGVTGRRGELLDELAAADPGAFCCAEADVTDPAASCAALDALAGELGGVDLCVVSAGAGELNPGLDYVLEEPAIRTNVVGWTAAVGWAYRLFERQGGGHLVVVTSVGGLRGGGGAPAYNASKAYQMNYAEGLRQRAAKSRLPIFVTDIRPGLAATAMAKGEGLFWVMPVDRVADQLLRAVRGRRSVAVVTRRWRIVAWLLRHMPDRIYRKMG; this is translated from the coding sequence CGCGCGGTGGCCGAACGCCTCGCCGCCGCCGGATACCGCGTAGGTGTGACCGGACGGCGCGGGGAGTTGCTGGATGAACTGGCCGCCGCCGATCCCGGGGCCTTCTGCTGCGCCGAGGCCGATGTCACCGATCCGGCGGCCTCGTGCGCCGCGCTGGATGCCCTCGCCGGGGAGCTGGGCGGTGTGGATCTGTGCGTGGTGAGCGCCGGGGCGGGCGAGCTGAACCCCGGGCTGGACTATGTGCTGGAGGAGCCGGCCATCCGCACCAATGTCGTGGGCTGGACGGCTGCGGTCGGTTGGGCCTACCGCCTTTTCGAGCGGCAGGGCGGCGGACACCTGGTCGTCGTCACCTCGGTCGGCGGCCTGCGAGGCGGGGGAGGGGCCCCGGCCTACAACGCCTCGAAAGCCTATCAGATGAATTATGCCGAGGGGCTTCGGCAGCGGGCCGCCAAATCCCGGCTGCCGATCTTCGTGACCGACATTCGCCCGGGACTCGCGGCGACCGCGATGGCCAAGGGCGAGGGGCTGTTCTGGGTGATGCCCGTCGATAGGGTGGCGGACCAGCTGCTGCGGGCCGTGCGGGGACGCCGTTCCGTGGCGGTCGTCACGCGCCGCTGGCGGATCGTCGCGTGGCTGCTCCGGCATATGCCCGACCGGATTTACCGCAAAATGGGATAG